The following proteins come from a genomic window of Yinghuangia sp. ASG 101:
- a CDS encoding LPXTG cell wall anchor domain-containing protein, which produces MASALGVGVAGLALPVLATGTAHATGKQCDKVRIEYSLDGGKTWTTKGRMDEALVTKIQVRIAGDAQKGCDYAVSLASYSAEGPKWETSGKQKFLGWDTTKLSKSQKSATLDVTAYAPKCFGQVDLYGNGKKYDGNENPLPHYNDAPFPTNLITAWNGGKACEDTPTAPPTSTKPTQPPTDEGTKTPPPTDSTTTPPSDDDTKTPPPSGTPTTPSDDDTKTPPPATTQPAPGGGDSTPPVGTPEVPPMTEVANAELAETGGNDNTAVIIGSAAGALLVGGAGVLVWNRRRNAGGTPA; this is translated from the coding sequence ATGGCGAGTGCCCTCGGAGTCGGCGTGGCCGGCCTGGCGCTCCCGGTCCTCGCGACCGGCACGGCCCACGCGACCGGCAAGCAGTGCGACAAGGTCAGGATCGAGTACTCCCTCGACGGCGGCAAGACCTGGACCACCAAGGGCCGCATGGACGAGGCCCTGGTGACGAAGATCCAGGTGCGCATCGCGGGCGACGCCCAGAAGGGCTGCGACTACGCGGTCTCGCTGGCCTCGTACAGCGCCGAGGGACCCAAGTGGGAGACCTCGGGCAAGCAGAAGTTCCTCGGCTGGGACACCACGAAGCTCAGCAAGAGCCAGAAGAGCGCGACGCTCGACGTCACCGCGTACGCGCCCAAGTGCTTCGGCCAGGTCGACCTGTACGGCAACGGCAAGAAGTACGACGGCAACGAGAACCCGCTGCCGCACTACAACGACGCGCCGTTCCCGACCAACCTGATCACGGCGTGGAACGGCGGGAAGGCGTGTGAGGACACGCCGACCGCGCCGCCCACCAGCACCAAGCCGACCCAGCCGCCGACCGACGAGGGCACCAAGACGCCCCCGCCGACCGACAGCACGACGACGCCGCCGAGCGACGACGACACCAAGACGCCGCCGCCCAGCGGCACGCCCACCACCCCGAGCGACGACGACACGAAGACGCCGCCGCCCGCCACGACGCAGCCGGCTCCCGGCGGCGGCGACAGCACCCCGCCGGTGGGCACCCCCGAGGTGCCCCCGATGACCGAGGTCGCCAACGCCGAACTGGCCGAGACCGGCGGCAACGACAACACGGCCGTCATCATCGGCTCGGCCGCGGGCGCGCTGCTCGTCGGCGGCGCCGGCGTCCTGGTCTGGAACCGCCGCCGCAACGCGGGCGGGACCCCGGCCTGA
- a CDS encoding ABC transporter ATP-binding protein — protein MLIKLVRAHLKPYSGAIALLVVLQLVQTSAILYLPTLNADIIDKGIIPGDNGYIWKTGGIMLGVSVLQLVCAIGAVYFAARTAMALGRDARASVFRRVQSFSAREVGQFGAASLITRTTNDIQQVQMLVLMTFTLMVSAPIMCVGGVIMALRQDVPLSMLLIGIVPVLGLIIGVIVARLRPLFRKMQDDLDTVNRVLREQITGMRVIRAFVKDEHERRRFEAANDELSDVSLRVGNIMALMFPLVMTVVSLSSVAVMWFGAHRIDSGGMQIGALTAFLSYLMQILMSVMMATFMFMMVPRAEVCAERIQEVLATDTTVVPPVTPIRSVGRHGHVELRDVEFRYPGAEAAVLRGIGFAARPGETTAVIGSTGSGKSTLLSLIPRLSDVTEGTVLVDGVDVRELDPELLARAVAIVPQKPYLFSGTIATNLRYGNPDATDEDLWHALDVAQARPFVEELAEGLDAPIAQGGTNVSGGQRQRLAIARALVRRPEVYLFDDSFSALDYATDARLRAALAREIGEATVIIVAQRVNTIRDADRILVLDEGEVVGEGTHNELMAGNPTYREIVLSQLTEEEAA, from the coding sequence GTGCTGATCAAACTTGTCAGGGCGCATTTGAAGCCCTATTCCGGGGCCATCGCGCTGCTGGTGGTCCTCCAGCTCGTGCAGACGTCCGCGATCCTGTACCTGCCCACCCTCAACGCCGACATCATCGACAAAGGGATCATCCCCGGCGACAACGGCTACATCTGGAAGACCGGCGGCATCATGCTCGGCGTCTCGGTACTCCAACTGGTGTGCGCCATCGGGGCGGTGTATTTCGCGGCGCGCACCGCGATGGCACTGGGCCGCGACGCGCGCGCCTCGGTGTTCCGCCGGGTGCAGTCCTTCTCCGCCCGCGAGGTCGGCCAGTTCGGCGCGGCATCGCTGATCACGCGCACGACGAACGACATCCAGCAGGTCCAGATGCTCGTCCTGATGACGTTCACGCTCATGGTGAGTGCGCCGATCATGTGCGTCGGCGGCGTCATCATGGCGCTGCGGCAGGACGTACCGCTGTCGATGCTGCTCATCGGCATCGTGCCGGTACTCGGGCTGATCATCGGTGTCATCGTGGCCCGGCTGCGCCCGCTGTTCCGCAAGATGCAGGACGACCTCGACACGGTCAACCGCGTCCTGCGCGAGCAGATCACCGGCATGCGCGTCATCCGCGCGTTCGTGAAGGACGAGCACGAGCGCCGCCGGTTCGAGGCCGCGAACGACGAGCTGAGCGACGTGTCGCTGCGCGTCGGCAACATCATGGCGCTGATGTTCCCGCTGGTCATGACCGTCGTGAGCCTGTCGTCGGTGGCCGTCATGTGGTTCGGCGCCCACCGCATCGACAGCGGCGGCATGCAGATCGGTGCGCTGACGGCGTTCCTCAGCTACCTCATGCAGATCCTGATGTCGGTCATGATGGCGACCTTCATGTTCATGATGGTGCCGCGCGCCGAGGTCTGCGCCGAGCGGATCCAGGAGGTCCTGGCGACCGACACCACCGTCGTCCCGCCCGTCACGCCCATCCGGTCCGTCGGTCGGCACGGGCACGTCGAGCTGCGCGACGTCGAGTTCCGCTACCCGGGCGCGGAGGCCGCCGTCCTGCGCGGCATCGGCTTCGCGGCGCGGCCCGGCGAGACGACCGCGGTCATCGGCTCGACGGGCAGCGGCAAGTCGACGCTGCTCAGCCTGATCCCCCGGCTCTCGGACGTCACCGAGGGCACGGTCCTGGTCGACGGGGTGGACGTACGCGAACTCGACCCGGAACTGCTCGCTCGCGCGGTGGCGATCGTGCCGCAGAAGCCGTACCTCTTCTCCGGGACCATCGCGACCAACCTGCGCTACGGCAATCCCGACGCGACCGACGAAGACCTGTGGCACGCCCTCGACGTCGCGCAGGCGCGCCCCTTCGTCGAAGAGCTGGCCGAAGGGCTCGACGCGCCGATCGCGCAGGGCGGAACGAACGTCTCCGGCGGCCAGCGCCAGCGCCTCGCCATCGCGCGGGCGCTCGTGCGCCGCCCCGAGGTGTACCTCTTCGACGACTCCTTCTCCGCACTCGACTACGCGACCGACGCCCGGCTGCGTGCCGCGCTCGCCCGCGAGATCGGCGAGGCCACGGTGATCATCGTCGCGCAGCGGGTGAACACGATCCGCGACGCCGACCGCATCCTCGTGCTCGACGAGGGCGAAGTGGTCGGCGAAGGCACCCACAACGAACTGATGGCGGGCAACCCCACGTACCGCGAGATCGTCCTGTCCCAGCTCACCGAGGAGGAGGCGGCATGA
- a CDS encoding ABC transporter ATP-binding protein: MGAQPAEKSLNFKASGLRLLKLLESDRIAVYAIVVLAVVAVALSVIGPKILGEATDKVVSGAFGPNGVDFTAVGVILGWATAVYVASGVASIVQSRIANRILQRAIQRLRSQVEEKLARLPLSYFDRQPRGEVLSRVTNDIDNLSQTLQQTMSQLLFSLLTIVGVLGMMFWISWILALVALVTVPVSIIVAARVGKKAQPEFIAQWKSTGKLNAHIEEMYTGHALVKVFGRGRESEEIFDAENEKLYNASFKAQFVSGMMQPAMMFIGNLNYVIVAVVGGLRVSSGALSLGDVQAFIQYSRQFSQPLTQAASMANLIQSGVASAERVFDLLDAPEQTADPENPARPDALRGEVRFEKVAFSYNPAKPLISDLSLAVEPGQTVAIVGPTGAGKTTLVNLLMRFYDVTEGRITLDGVDTATMSRDELRAAVGMVLQDTWLFGGTIGDNIAYGSTGASRDEVVAAAKAAHADRFIRTLPDGYDTVIDDEGTGISAGEKQLITIARAFLSQPTILVLDEATSSVDTRTEVLIQRAMARLRDGRTAFVIAHRLSTIRDADTILVMEAGSIVEQGTHSALLAAEGPYARLYASQFDAATAEVD; encoded by the coding sequence ATGGGCGCACAGCCCGCGGAGAAGTCGCTCAACTTCAAGGCGTCCGGTCTCCGGCTGCTCAAGCTCCTCGAATCCGACAGGATCGCCGTCTACGCGATCGTCGTCCTCGCCGTCGTGGCCGTCGCACTCTCCGTGATCGGCCCCAAGATCCTGGGCGAGGCCACCGACAAGGTCGTCTCCGGCGCCTTCGGGCCCAACGGGGTCGACTTCACCGCCGTGGGTGTGATCCTCGGCTGGGCGACCGCGGTGTACGTCGCGTCCGGTGTCGCGAGCATCGTCCAGTCCCGGATCGCGAACCGCATCCTGCAACGCGCCATCCAGCGTCTGCGCAGCCAGGTCGAGGAAAAGCTCGCCCGCCTGCCGCTGTCGTACTTCGACCGGCAACCGCGCGGTGAAGTGCTCAGCCGGGTCACCAACGACATCGACAACCTCAGCCAGACACTCCAGCAGACGATGAGCCAGCTGCTCTTCTCGCTGCTCACCATCGTCGGCGTGCTCGGCATGATGTTCTGGATCTCGTGGATCCTCGCGCTGGTCGCGCTGGTCACCGTGCCGGTCTCGATCATCGTCGCGGCGCGCGTCGGCAAGAAGGCGCAGCCCGAGTTCATCGCGCAGTGGAAGTCGACCGGCAAGCTCAACGCGCACATCGAGGAGATGTACACCGGCCACGCGCTGGTCAAGGTCTTCGGGCGCGGCCGGGAGTCGGAGGAGATCTTCGACGCGGAGAACGAGAAGCTCTACAACGCGTCCTTCAAGGCGCAATTCGTGTCCGGCATGATGCAACCGGCCATGATGTTCATCGGCAACCTGAACTACGTCATCGTCGCCGTGGTCGGCGGCCTCCGCGTCTCGTCCGGCGCGCTGTCGCTCGGTGACGTGCAGGCCTTCATCCAGTACTCCCGGCAGTTCAGCCAGCCGCTGACCCAGGCCGCGAGCATGGCCAACCTGATCCAGTCGGGGGTCGCGTCCGCCGAACGCGTGTTCGATCTCCTCGACGCGCCCGAGCAGACCGCCGACCCCGAGAACCCGGCCCGTCCCGACGCACTGCGCGGCGAGGTGCGCTTCGAGAAGGTCGCGTTCTCCTACAACCCCGCCAAGCCCCTCATCTCGGACCTCTCCCTCGCCGTCGAGCCCGGCCAGACGGTCGCCATCGTCGGCCCCACCGGCGCCGGCAAGACCACCCTGGTCAACCTCCTGATGCGCTTCTACGACGTCACCGAGGGCCGCATCACCCTCGACGGCGTCGACACCGCGACCATGTCCCGCGACGAACTCCGGGCCGCGGTGGGCATGGTGCTCCAGGACACCTGGCTCTTCGGCGGGACCATCGGGGACAACATCGCGTACGGCAGCACCGGCGCCTCCCGCGACGAGGTCGTCGCCGCCGCGAAGGCCGCGCACGCCGACCGCTTCATCCGCACCCTCCCCGACGGCTACGACACCGTGATCGACGACGAGGGCACCGGCATCAGCGCGGGGGAGAAGCAACTCATCACCATCGCACGGGCGTTCCTGTCCCAGCCGACGATCCTGGTGCTGGACGAGGCCACCAGCTCCGTCGACACCCGGACCGAAGTCCTCATCCAACGCGCGATGGCCCGCCTGCGCGACGGCCGCACGGCCTTCGTCATCGCCCACCGCCTGTCCACCATCCGCGACGCGGACACCATCCTCGTGATGGAGGCCGGCAGCATCGTCGAACAGGGCACCCACAGCGCCCTGTTGGCCGCCGAAGGCCCGTACGCCCGCCTCTACGCCTCGCAGTTCGACGCCGCCACCGCGGAGGTCGACTGA
- a CDS encoding dihydrofolate reductase family protein, translating to MALVRVHNFSVSLDGFGTGEGQSAEQPFGHAGERLHGWFFGTRTFRSMHGEADGGGGVDEVFAAGWAHGIGAEIMGRNKFGPQRGPWEDHEWNGWWGSNPPFHTPVFVMTHHPRPSVEMEGGTTFHFVDAAPEEVLRRAKEAAGGLDVRIGGGVSVVREFLARDLIDEMHVVVVPILLGRGERLWDGLEGLEERFRIESTGSPSGVTHVVFSRLGR from the coding sequence GTGGCGTTGGTGCGGGTGCACAATTTCTCGGTGTCGTTGGACGGGTTCGGCACGGGGGAAGGGCAGAGCGCGGAGCAGCCGTTCGGGCATGCCGGGGAGCGGTTGCACGGGTGGTTTTTCGGGACGCGGACGTTTCGGTCGATGCACGGGGAGGCGGACGGCGGGGGCGGCGTCGACGAGGTGTTCGCGGCCGGGTGGGCGCACGGGATCGGTGCGGAGATCATGGGCCGCAACAAGTTCGGGCCGCAGCGCGGGCCGTGGGAGGACCACGAGTGGAACGGGTGGTGGGGGTCCAATCCGCCGTTCCACACGCCGGTGTTCGTAATGACGCATCATCCGCGCCCGTCCGTCGAGATGGAGGGCGGGACGACGTTCCATTTCGTGGACGCCGCGCCGGAGGAGGTGCTGCGTCGCGCGAAGGAGGCCGCGGGTGGGCTGGATGTGCGGATCGGCGGCGGGGTGAGTGTCGTCCGGGAGTTTCTGGCGCGCGATCTGATCGACGAGATGCACGTCGTCGTGGTGCCGATCCTGCTGGGCCGCGGGGAGCGGTTGTGGGACGGGTTGGAGGGGCTGGAGGAGCGGTTCCGGATCGAGTCGACGGGGTCGCCCAGCGGGGTGACGCACGTGGTGTTCAGCCGCCTCGGGAGGTAG
- a CDS encoding site-specific integrase, whose protein sequence is MNTPDLPLGVPLSTGIEYRPAYPKPYRARVRWTDPATGQRASRSESFTLEDEAKAWIERILKSAARGVTAAAATMPLAEYGEAVWDLAMRGLQPKTLDPYSAGWRLRIVPTLGHLPTQGLTPGLADRAVTAWITAGAKQSTVRNTLAALSRIMDQAVRDGLIDTNPAHVTGWRQLYTQDADEDEADDPRSLALPDHPALKELAAALVDRSHNRYRGWGDVVEFAACTAARIGEVSGVRAQDIDTTTWTWNLRRQTTPSPGGLADKGTKGKRRRTVPIIPQLRPLVARRLAAAGTDPTARLFTGPRGGRITTAVLRDATHWDDVVTRLGHEHLRRHDLRHTGLTWMADAGIPLHVLREIAGHSSLTITQRYLHPDQRTIQNAGTALSHHLTPPPAQPTRIPAQQQRNHLRLVQ, encoded by the coding sequence ATGAATACCCCCGACCTGCCCTTGGGCGTCCCGCTGTCGACCGGCATCGAGTACCGCCCCGCATACCCCAAGCCCTACCGGGCGCGCGTCCGCTGGACCGACCCCGCCACCGGGCAACGCGCCTCCCGCTCGGAGTCGTTCACCCTCGAGGACGAGGCGAAGGCGTGGATCGAGCGGATCCTGAAGTCCGCAGCCCGAGGCGTCACCGCCGCCGCCGCGACCATGCCCCTGGCCGAATACGGCGAGGCTGTCTGGGACTTGGCCATGCGCGGCCTGCAACCCAAGACCCTCGACCCCTACAGCGCCGGATGGCGGCTGCGCATCGTCCCCACCCTCGGCCACCTGCCCACCCAAGGACTCACGCCAGGCCTCGCCGACCGCGCGGTCACCGCCTGGATCACCGCCGGCGCCAAACAGTCCACGGTCAGGAACACCCTCGCCGCCCTCTCCCGGATCATGGACCAAGCCGTCCGCGACGGCCTCATCGACACCAACCCCGCCCACGTCACAGGCTGGCGGCAGCTCTACACCCAGGACGCGGATGAGGACGAGGCCGACGACCCCCGCTCCCTCGCCCTGCCCGACCACCCCGCACTCAAGGAACTCGCCGCAGCCCTCGTCGACCGCTCACACAACCGCTACCGCGGATGGGGCGACGTCGTCGAGTTCGCCGCCTGCACCGCCGCCCGCATCGGCGAAGTCTCCGGCGTCCGCGCCCAGGACATCGACACCACCACCTGGACCTGGAACCTGCGCCGCCAGACCACCCCCTCCCCCGGAGGCCTCGCCGACAAAGGAACCAAAGGAAAACGCCGCCGCACCGTTCCGATCATCCCGCAGCTCCGCCCCCTGGTCGCCCGCCGCCTCGCTGCCGCCGGCACCGACCCGACCGCACGGCTGTTCACCGGCCCGCGCGGCGGACGCATCACCACCGCCGTCCTCCGCGACGCCACCCACTGGGACGACGTCGTCACCCGCCTCGGCCACGAGCACCTGCGCCGCCACGACCTGCGCCACACCGGCCTCACCTGGATGGCCGACGCCGGGATTCCTCTCCACGTCCTCCGCGAAATCGCCGGCCACAGCTCCCTCACCATCACCCAGCGCTACCTCCACCCCGACCAACGCACCATCCAAAACGCCGGCACCGCACTGAGCCACCACCTCACCCCACCACCGGCACAGCCCACGCGAATCCCCGCGCAACAGCAGAGGAACCACCTGCGCCTCGTCCAGTGA
- a CDS encoding helix-turn-helix transcriptional regulator, whose translation MTAPRLLDLTRIAQLVDAAATHGAEETTGPDLLHSGWYETDDVAALLDIDPSTLRRWRTLTPPQGPPFVQFSNRVTKYSVPDVQAWLASRRFDPAKAA comes from the coding sequence ATGACCGCTCCACGCCTGCTCGACCTCACCCGCATCGCCCAACTCGTCGACGCCGCAGCAACACACGGCGCGGAAGAGACCACCGGCCCCGATCTGCTGCACTCCGGCTGGTACGAAACCGACGACGTCGCCGCGCTCCTCGACATCGACCCCTCGACCCTGCGCCGCTGGCGCACCCTGACCCCGCCGCAAGGCCCGCCGTTCGTCCAATTCTCCAACCGCGTCACGAAATACAGCGTGCCCGACGTGCAGGCGTGGCTCGCGTCTCGCCGTTTCGACCCCGCGAAGGCCGCCTGA
- a CDS encoding helix-turn-helix transcriptional regulator produces the protein MSNSDWPAEFTAAVGQRVRRERRARGMTAADLAGACARLGVEVPSRTITNWETGKRATVGFTDLLVIAKALGVSPISLLFPLGHDDGVEVLPGRTVPTWDAVAWFTDEEIAEHTPPPGSARTVLNAYRNHAAAVHTALTSLRVREERRRQAGANPQHADAMLSDDLDALHALRTAMRADRLEPPPIPARLTTAWDERRDETATGDDADRPISHA, from the coding sequence ATGAGCAATTCGGATTGGCCCGCCGAGTTCACCGCGGCGGTCGGGCAGCGCGTGCGCCGCGAGCGCCGTGCACGGGGGATGACCGCGGCCGACCTGGCGGGAGCGTGTGCGCGGCTCGGGGTCGAAGTGCCGTCGCGGACGATCACGAACTGGGAGACAGGCAAACGCGCGACGGTCGGCTTCACGGACCTGCTCGTCATCGCCAAAGCGCTCGGGGTGTCGCCGATCAGCCTGCTGTTCCCGCTCGGACACGACGACGGTGTCGAGGTGCTGCCCGGCCGGACCGTGCCGACGTGGGACGCGGTCGCGTGGTTCACCGACGAGGAAATCGCCGAACACACGCCTCCGCCCGGCAGCGCCCGCACAGTACTGAACGCGTACCGCAACCACGCCGCGGCCGTGCACACCGCGCTCACGTCACTGCGCGTCCGCGAGGAACGCAGGCGCCAGGCCGGCGCGAACCCCCAGCACGCGGACGCCATGCTGAGCGACGACCTCGACGCCCTGCACGCGCTGCGCACCGCCATGCGCGCCGACCGCCTCGAACCGCCCCCCATCCCGGCCCGACTCACCACAGCCTGGGATGAGCGCCGAGACGAAACGGCCACGGGCGACGACGCCGACCGCCCGATATCGCACGCATAG
- a CDS encoding helix-turn-helix domain-containing protein, whose protein sequence is MSDEEMRRVSDALDAVERIGDAEARVRAKSRVMAEQVRRNREWARERRELIERLHREEQLSYRQIAARLDVTLSTVQDVFRNYTGSGTHRPRTGNRETTEGERAE, encoded by the coding sequence TTGAGCGACGAGGAGATGCGCCGGGTGTCGGATGCCCTCGACGCCGTCGAGCGCATCGGCGACGCGGAGGCGCGGGTCCGCGCGAAGAGCCGCGTCATGGCCGAGCAGGTGCGGCGCAACCGCGAATGGGCCCGGGAACGGCGGGAGTTGATCGAGCGGCTGCACCGCGAGGAGCAGCTGTCCTACCGGCAGATCGCCGCGCGCCTGGACGTCACCCTCAGCACGGTGCAGGACGTGTTCCGGAACTACACGGGGTCGGGCACCCACCGCCCGAGAACCGGCAACAGGGAAACCACAGAAGGCGAACGCGCGGAATAA